The following nucleotide sequence is from Aspergillus nidulans FGSC A4 chromosome I.
TTACAAGACACAGACGACGGGCCGTTTGGTCTCGGCAATTCCCATTGTATCTAATTGGATTCAAGTGAGTCAGGGAATTGCGGGAAAAAGAATAGAGAAACGGGCTCTATATTGTGGGGATTTGGAGTTATATGGACGTTTCTATACCGCTGTGACGTTATAAATGGGGGCGGCGGATCGTCAGGCCTTACTTAGGTAGGTAAGCACAGAGTACAATGATGTAAAGCATGAGGGGAATCCCCAGAGCATTGTAATAGTTATATAGTGACTGCCTATTTACCCATCTGTGCCATAATGCATGGCTTTATATCACGAGGTATACTTCGCTTACGCTAGGGTGCAGGAAGTCATTGGCGGGTATCACAGAATTCACGTACAGTTCAAGCTAACTCGCCGGtttgctctttttcttccGCAGCTTGGGCTCCTCTGCAGCACTGTTTTTATCCGATAATTTGCCCGGCGTGTCAACCTTAGCTAGCGGCGTTCCAACTCGGCCTCCCGCGTTTGTGCTTGAAGGTTGTGACTGCTTCGGGGCTGCGCCTCGATCTGCGTCCCCGGGCCTAGACAGGATAAAGGATCCCGGTTCTCCCATCAAGGGGCTCTCGTCCATGAACTCGTCTCCATACCGCGCTACAAGGCTAAACGATTCTGCGAGGGATCGCATGTCATAAACTGCCGGGCCAGAACTATTCTGTGATCCAGTGAAGGACTGTGACTTGTTTGTGGCATCGGCGTCGGGCATTGGTGTGTTCTCTTTGCTTGTTTGCGACTGAACGCTCGGATGACTAACATCTGTTGATTTGGGCGCCGGTGGGAGGTATGTGTGCCCGTGCGAGGGAGTGAATTTGGGCAATGTTGATGCAGTTTTGAGCAAACTCGTAAGAGAGGTCACTGCTGAAAGCTTGACGGCTATTAGCTCTGCAACAATAGCTGATCGTGAAACGCTCAAGGCAACAAGGCATACTATTCTGTTCCCTATCACGCTCGCAGCTGAAGGGGCCATGTAAATGCAGTCCCCGACCACAAAGAACGTAGCCAGAACCACGACCTCGTCCTCAAACCCGgacctcttccgccttgTCTGTTTCCGAATTACCCACACGTTGGACGGTTCGTGCACAAATTGGGCGTTCGCGCCTGCAGCAGCCTGCAATGGGTCATAGGCAACCATGAACTCCAGACCCTGCATAGTCTTCAGTCGGGCCTCGAAGGCTTCCCTTGTTTCAACAAAATGACGAAAGGCTTCATTGTAGTTTGCTTGAATGGCTAACGAGGCATTGTTCGAGGTTGCGTCGAAAAAGGGAGACTCGGCGAAGTAAAAGAGGACTATCACGGAAGACAATTAATTGCATTTATTGAAAAATGATGTTGGAGTGAGGGAGATCCCTACTATTGTTTGAATGGAGGTATCCGCCCATCATCTGGACATGCGACGGAGATCGCCATAAGATTTCCTCCAGCGAGGATGGGTCCTGAGTGCCTGCCATCGAAGTTGCGGTTTCAGTCTTCTATGCTGCGAATGAGGAGTCAAAATAATACAATCTCTAATGGAAGACGTAGttctgcagaagagaagctCGGTTCGATACCTTGCTCTCCGCGACTATGAGGCCCTGTTTGCACAGTTTGCATCTCCAGTCTGACGCAAATAAGTATAATCAATCGAAAGAAAATAGGTTAGGTAAAGGTTCAGGCATCGCGCGATTCTTATTCTGCGAGCTTCATAAAGCCTTGGGTACTGATTCAAGGTTATCATAATAATGCAAACAAACGCCAATTCCCACGCTGAATGTTGAATCCGACCCATCTATCGCGTCTAAATATATCCAGTTCACAACTAATCGTTCCTAGACAACTGTTGAAGATCGTTGCCATGCATTATATCCGCCAAATCCCAGAAAATATTCATGTTAATAGTAATACCAGCGCTGTTTTGCCCGTACGCAGCATCATTTCGCGTGCGAAGGCATAAATATGCCGCAGACAGTCTGTAGCTTGGTGAGCATCTCGGCCCATTCACCGTCGGCGCTGCTCAGCATGGTTACCgcgcctccagcaccaaTTCGCCACTTTTGAACGTCGTCATTGTCGTTAGATGATGTGAATGCCGTGCGTATTAGGACAGAaaagcttcctcctcctccaaggTCGAGAAATCCCATAACGCCAGAGTAAATCCCGCGCTTCCGGCCCTCAATTGAGGAAAGGTGCATACAGGATCGTTCCTTTGGAGCTCCAGTCATGGACCCTGGTGGTAGACATCGCTGCAATGCCGTGAGTCCATATCCTGACATATTCGACGACTGCAGTCGTGGAAGGCTCTTTGCAGCATATCCCGGTCGATGTGGGTCAACATGACCTTTGACATGGGTTATCATTTGATATACTCGACCGTGATCCTCCACTTTGAGAAGTTTCTCAACATGAACGTTGCCAGCACCGCAGATGCCATAGAGATCGTGCCGTACGAGATCCGCAATCATGAGATTCTCAGCCATTTCTTTGGTTGATCCAAGAATCTCCCGTGCCCTTTCCATTGTCATGCTGTCGGACTTTCGAACAGTTCCTTTCATTGGCTTCATCTCCAATGTCGAGTGTCGGTCCCAGTTGAGAAAGCACTCAGGGCTACTACTCACAATCTTGCTATTTCCAAGTCTCGCAAAGGCACTGAACGCAGCAGGATTGTACATGCGCAGTCGTTTGTATAATTTCCAAGGGAACTCAATGCGGCCGATGGGAACATCGGGCGATGGTAAAGTGATGGATGTCTCGCAGGTAAGGCACAGCTCGTACGACTCACCGGCCCTCAGTTCGTCCTTGCAAGCCTCAACCTGATTTCGGTAGGCATTCTCGCTGGGAAACTGGATGACTCCCCGGCCCAAAACTGAATCAAGAAACTCGTCGTCGGAGGCAGAATTCTTTGGTTTTGGCAGAATGTCCATACAACAGAAACGTTCCAGTGTTTTTGAGGCCTGGTCTAACCAGCCAGCTGGTAGATTGTCTGCTTCTCTAGTCGATTGTAGAATTACTCGACCAGTCTCATTGTCAACAACAACGCTCCTGTCAGTCCACAGAAGGCTAACATCTGGTGGATCATCAGCACTGGCGCTCTCCTGAGAGCAATGGTCATCTGCGATGCTTCCACTTTCGTGTTTGGGGTGAGCAAGGCAAGCCAGTCCAAGTTCGTAGGAAAAATAGCCTAGGAACCCTCCCCAGAAGGGAAGCTCATAGTTCCCCGATTCGACCTTTTTCATATCCATCAAATACCTTAGGACGTCCCAAAACTGAGAAACAGACATGGTAGCCTCAAGTCTCATGTCCGAATCTTTCAGTGCGTTGCACCCACTGGAGGAGACGGATTGGCGTTGCATTGATAGAGAGTGCCGCTGTGAGTAGTACTCAAGCCTCCAGCTTCCCGGACTTGGCACAGAAATAATGCTGTATCTGCCATTCGACTGAAACAAAACTGTCGGAACGCCCGGATCGTTGAATAATTCGCATAGCCCTTCAGCATCCAGCTGACATGTATCAAACAATCTCGAGGCGCAATTAGCGGAAGAGGACACACTCCAATTCACCATTGTGAAAGCAACATTTGGCAAGCGAGTGTCTTCACATGAAGATCGAATCATATCTATAGATA
It contains:
- the pabA gene encoding aminodeoxychorismate synthase pabA (transcript_id=CADANIAT00007324) → MAPLLGDWAASKARRDKEAGQGVRQKSILYVDAYDSFSYNVAAMIEEILGARVTVMMIDAEWPDGNMLECLQHYDAVVLGPGPGDPNVPEDVGIMADIWNIDSSHMLPVLGICLGFQSLCLHYGTPIGRLPEPLHGQVHRITTAERDIFENLQNLEVTLYHSLYAMLDGQAESGSCDGAASPTPALDVLAWLSIQADDLCSSVTQIPMAVRHTEKPFWGVQFHPESCKSDREACSQLLRKWWDMAIKYNKSRHRDGCGSLSIDMIRSSCEDTRLPNVAFTMVNWSVSSSANCASRLFDTCQLDAEGLCELFNDPGVPTVLFQSNGRYSIISVPSPGSWRLEYYSQRHSLSMQRQSVSSSGCNALKDSDMRLEATMSVSQFWDVLRYLMDMKKVESGNYELPFWGGFLGYFSYELGLACLAHPKHESGSIADDHCSQESASADDPPDVSLLWTDRSVVVDNETGRVILQSTREADNLPAGWLDQASKTLERFCCMDILPKPKNSASDDEFLDSVLGRGVIQFPSENAYRNQVEACKDELRAGESYELCLTCETSITLPSPDVPIGRIEFPWKLYKRLRMYNPAAFSAFARLGNSKIVSSSPECFLNWDRHSTLEMKPMKGTVRKSDSMTMERAREILGSTKEMAENLMIADLVRHDLYGICGAGNVHVEKLLKVEDHGRVYQMITHVKGHVDPHRPGYAAKSLPRLQSSNMSGYGLTALQRCLPPGSMTGAPKERSCMHLSSIEGRKRGIYSGVMGFLDLGGGGSFSVLIRTAFTSSNDNDDVQKWRIGAGGAVTMLSSADGEWAEMLTKLQTVCGIFMPSHAK
- the med6 gene encoding mediator complex subunit MED6 (transcript_id=CADANIAT00007323), whose amino-acid sequence is MAGTQDPSSLEEILWRSPSHVQMMGGYLHSNNILFYFAESPFFDATSNNASLAIQANYNEAFRHFVETREAFEARLKTMQGLEFMVAYDPLQAAAGANAQFVHEPSNVWVIRKQTRRKRSGFEDEVVVLATFFVVGDCIYMAPSAASVIGNRIVCLVALSVSRSAIVAELIAVKLSAVTSLTSLLKTASTLPKFTPSHGHTYLPPAPKSTDVSHPSVQSQTSKENTPMPDADATNKSQSFTGSQNSSGPAVYDMRSLAESFSLVARYGDEFMDESPLMGEPGSFILSRPGDADRGAAPKQSQPSSTNAGGRVGTPLAKVDTPGKLSDKNSAAEEPKLRKKKSKPAS